DNA from Elephas maximus indicus isolate mEleMax1 chromosome 18, mEleMax1 primary haplotype, whole genome shotgun sequence:
GAAACTGCAGACTGCTTTCTCCTGGCAGcaatggcctatgatcgctatgtggcaATATGTCGTCCACTGCAGTACCACACCATGATGTCGAAGAAACTCTGCATTCAGATGACCATAGGGTCCTACATAGCTGGGAACCTGCATTCCCTTATTCACGTAGTACTTCTATTAAGGTTAACCTTTTGTGGATCTCATCaaatcaatcactttttttgtgatgttcttCCATTGTACAGACTCTCCTGTGTTGACACATATATCAATGAACTGATGGTCCTTATCTTTTCAGGGTCCGTTCAAATCTTCACTATTACTGTAGTCATAATATCATATCTTTGCATCCTTTTcgcaattttcaaaataaaatccaaagaaGGAAGAGGCAAAGCTTTATCTACTTGTGCATCTCACTTTCCCTCTGTCTCAATATTCTATGGTTCTCTTCTCTTCATGTACATTCGACCAAGTTCAGTTAAAAAAGGGTATAAAGATATACCAGTTGCTATTTTTTATACTCTAGTAATTCCTTTATTAAACCCTTTTATCTATAGTCTAAGAAATAAGGACGTGATAAATGTTATGAAAGGAATtgtgaagaagagaaaacctCATAGTATTCTGAAACAAATATCTCCTGTAACAAAttgattttaattaaataaactttttttcaaAGCCAAGGATTCTGGGAGAATGGAAAATGGCCATTTTGTAGATCAAATATTAAATCACTGAACTGTGATGGTTTTTAGGTTAAATAAagtgtaaatggttaaataaGTTCAGAAGGGAGGGAttctataaaatatatttcaaaatctaAACTACTAAGGTCCCTTGGGAGCCAATTAAATGACTACTCCTAAGGTCACGAACTGTGGCAGAGTGGAACTAGCTACATTTTTCAACATATCCAGCAAATCCTAGGAATAAAAATTGGTATGTAAAGGTTGCCTCCATTTAACATTGTTGGCAAATTTATGGAATCTCTAAGCATAGTCCTACTGCTCACACTCATTTCAAGTTCTCATATATTAATTACTTAAGCCATACCATCTAGGAGGATTAAACTGCACATTTGAATTCGATTCTCAACTTCCTTTGAGTTGTTCgagattttatttttgaaatggaTTTATACAGAATATGTATTCTCAAATCAAGAGCATCTTTATCTTTTGTGTGAGTCCTTTCTTCTGTTAAGCTCTCTAAAATAGAGTGTTTGTATAATGGTAATTTATAAATCTTAGCTGAAACTGTTGCTATTTATATGAAAGTCCTATGGATTTGAACGTTTTCACATAGTTTGATAGTCGTCCCTGATGCCTGACAGTATAATTGCTGAATATATCAATTAATTCAAGTGTTTTTTCCCCCAAGATAGCATTATTTATCTTGTTTGTTATTAGGAATATCAGTAACCTGTACCAATTCCTATGTATATTATTGGAATATACATTAACATTATTGGAATATACATGAACATTAACAAAAACCTGGAGATGCTGCTTGGTAAAAATGAGGCAGGAAAGAGTGAAACTCCTAAAATCTAAAcaacgaaaacaaacaaaaaaattattgattACTTAAATGTGCAAATATGAAAGGGAAAACGGTTTAATAGGAACTCACTCTCTGCTAGACACAAAACTACACCTCTCAGATATATTGCCTTCCAATGAGTTAGGCATTATTTTTCATGCTTGTCCAGAGTAAAAAACTGATAGGTTGAAATATTAAGTAGTTCGCCCAAGTTCCTGCAAGCATTTGAATGGAGTTAGTATTTGTACCAATGATGCCTTTTCCCCATATCATTTTACAGCTCCTTTCACAGAAACATAAGTCACAGTTAATCTCTACATCCTTAAAATCTAATAAGGAAGATGGACATACACATATGATGGGAAAAAGCAATGTAGATCATACACGAGGAATTTTAGGCTGTGTTGGGTATATAGCATGTGCTTGTGAATGCAGAACGTGGAGATCGGTGTAGCCTGAGGTATTTAGTCATCAAGTAGCATCAGAAATAACAGATATacaaaaagtgggaaaaaaactgaTATGGGGGAAAACAGGAATAAAAGCATGAGCAGAGTCAATGTTTACAGAAATGAGTGTGACAATGGTGGTAGGAAATGAGGGAGGTGAAGGATGAGTGTAAAAACCTGGCAAAGCTATTGGGTAAAGCTGTTGGTGAATGTGGAATATAAGGATGGAAGTGGATCCATTTACTGAGAATTTTAAATGCCACAATAGGGAATCTCAGTTTATCTTAGAGGCATCAAACATTGATGTCTTCCTGGTAGCAGAGTGCAGTTGTCCCTCCCTATCTGcaagggattggttccaggacccctgtGGGTGTCAAAATCTGAGGATGCTCAAGTCCTTTATATAAAAGGGCATGGTATTTGCATGTAACCTACGCATATCCTCCAGTATAcctaaatcatctctagattacttgtaATACACAAAACATTGTAAATGCTGTGTAAATACTTGTTAACGCTTACACTTAATAATGCTTTTCAGTCTTTGCAAGCATTTTATCAAGAACCAGAGAGACCATTTTTGCCTTTGTAAGACAGCACTTCAACTGACACTTGCATAAATTTCAGTTTCTTTCTGCTTTATTGTGCAAATGTTCTATTCTCAACACCCTTACAGCCCACTGCAGCAAGCAACATGCCACTTTTCAAAATATCTAAGATTTTTCTGGACGCCTCTTTAACTCAgtacagaagtcactcctgactttagccaaaaattagacatgcgtataaaacaaacaataacacatgtagttcaactatgtatatgagactgaatgggcacaccagcccaaaagcaaaggtgagaaggcaggaagggacaggaaaggtgggtgaactgaaatggggaaactgaagtcGAGATGggaagtgttgacacattgccgGGCTGGCAatcaatttcacaaaacaatatgtgtattaattgtgtaatgagaaactaatttgctctgtaaacattcacctcaagcacaattaaaaaaaaaaatgagcagaggaaaaataaaagaatttttatagAAAGATTTAAGAATAGGTTGTTACTTGATAACATTAAGCCAAACAAGCTACTTTCGGAGcgctgtttttttttggttgttgtgttTGGGCGGGATCTtctatttgtttctccattagaAGCCAATGGTACAATATGCCAACTTCTCACTATGGCTGCTTATTCTGGGGCTTCTGAGAAGGCTCTTTTATGTCTGGAGTCTGGTTTCCCCCTAAACTGTTACTTCCTTTTCTAAGAAGACTTGGTCTATTAGCAAAGCAATTAATACCTAGAAAGGAGTACACCTCCCCAGGAACATTCTATTATAATTCATTTCTCTCTTCCTGCCTGTTTGGCAAGACTATTCAGTGAGCCTCTTGGTTTAGGACCTGTAAGCAGCCTCTGATGGTGTACTGGTCAAGAGCtatgctgttaatcaaaaggcctgaagttctaatccaccagctgctccttgaaagtcctatggaacagttctactctgtcctataagttcccTAAGAGCTGcgattgagttgatggcaatgggtttggttggtttttcagaagcaggctcTTAAATTTATTTGGTCTTTTGTAAATTGTTATTTTTTACCCTTAGGAAACAAGCAAAGCAATGAACACTTAATAATAAATTAAGGTGGAAAGTAGGCTAATccattttagaaaaatttttcTACAGGAAGGTTTTTCCAGTTAAACTTCTACCTCCCATTAGCCAGAAAATTAATTTAACAATATCTGATTTCATGAGCAAGCTGGTCAATCcatattttaatgtaaaacaaAGGGAATATTTGGgatctttaatctgattttttctAAAGAACCTATTCATTTGATTAATGTTTTTTCCCATAACTCTCTCACTTACATTGTGAATCTCACCAATCTAATTTTTCCTTGTTTGAGAATGATTTAAGAATCCTGCcctgtctttaaaccttaaaccaaaaatattccctgaagtctacctcaaaccaaaaatagcttatcttaactagtaaaacatgtctaccttgagcattacgcttttttaagaactatctgtatggcatgaaattggcaacagcaacttgaaagattagatagaaaccttagggggcagtgtctGTTTATGctgatgggggaggaacaactcagaaaaagagggtgagaaaggttgcacaactcaaagaatataaccaatgacactgaattacatatgtggaaactgttgaattggtgtatgttctgccctGTATatcctcaataacaacaaaattaaaaaaaaaaaaaaaaagatctaggatttttattttctcatcaaaAGATAGCACTTTACACTCCCTTTTAGCATTTGAGGGATTGTTTTGACCACTAAATTGCTTTTTAGGAGGCATttcttcacagaaacaaagggtacaCACAACACAAGTAGCAAACAATGGAGATGCAAGGCAAACAATGTTCAAACAAAGCCTGTTGGACAGAGTTTGAGGAGATATCTGTAAAAGGGTGGGAGGGCATggcagggtatgcctacacatcatttcattcGTGTGGATTAAAGATAGTGTTCAGCATCTGGTGaactcaagttttgctttttggaacttacttttttttttttttttaatattttctatttgtaGTTGGTTGAATCCGCAAATGTAGAAACCGTGGTTACGGAGGGCCAACTGTCAAAtgatttattttagaaaactgaTGTGGCATTTGACTGCAAAGAGAGTCTAGAAGCAATGAGACTAACTGCAATTATTCAAATATCAGTAGTAAGAGCTAAAACTGAAGACTATAAAAGAGAAATTCATGATGCCTTTTTGGCCAAGACTAAATGATTGAATTAAACTCAATTTCTTGATGAATTAAActggtctgtttttcttttgtttttttacacaCTTTTCTGGGGCTCTTTATTTGCCCAGCTTCTCTCGGCAGGGTTACTTTTTACACTTGCCTGCTCTCTGGCTCCTTAATTTGCTGGTAGTCATGGGAATTGAACAAGTGGTTCTCTGTGTAGTTAAGCCTGGATGTAAAAGAAATGCTCTTTAAGAAAGCGAATGTTGCCACAGGAGTCTTTGTATGTAAAGTGGGCCAAGAAATGCTTCTTTATGAAAGGAATGCAGTTAAAATTGTTTTGGAGGGGACTTGGAGCTCACCTTTTCTAAAGTTTCCCAGACAACTTAAAAGGTTTTTGTTGTAATCAGCTGTTTCTGGGAAATAAGGTACTAGTACTGAATGGTTATCACCACTCCCTGAGACATTGAGTTAGAGCTGTTTAACCTCATCCAGTGATGTGTTTATGATCCCTCCTGCAGCATATGTGACTATGATCGAAAACCTGTGTAACAAGCCCTTGAAACCAATCACTGTAAGCCTCTGTACACAATTATTCAATTGAAGCCTATTCCCCACCTTCTAACCCACACTTCTTATGAccttaacaaaaaacaaaaattatgatACAAATGATTGTATTTAtcatttctttgttccttggaCTGTATCTGTTCCTGTTAGAAGTTCCCTTGTTGGAGCCATGAGTTTTTCACTTATGTAAACTGGTATCTCTCTGCATTCAAATGtatcttcttttgtttgtttgtttacttttactGAATAAATCCTCCTACGCATATTTCAAGGACTGAATGGTTTTGTTCTCTACAACAACTGTAAGAAAGGAAAGCGATGCATAGATATAAACTACATTTTAAAGAACAACAAATAGTAAATTGTAATTGTTGGATAATAAAGCCTGTTACTTTCTTGTATCAACCATGTCATCTCTGATTTTATATTACCAGTGCTTCTTACAGTAACAGACACGTTTGAGCATTCATTAAACATTTTCTGACTATATGATgtgatttttgaatatttttgatTACTAGTgaatttaaataatttctatACCTTTATTTACCATTTACCTTATTTCTGAAAATCACCTGCTGGTGTCCTTTGAGTACTCTTTCAAAGAGCCTtgccatttttgttgttatttatatatattttatataaaaaggcTATTGGACTTTTATATGCAGTTGTGATACATTTTTTTGTCAATAATTTGTGTGCCTTCCTGATTTGCTTTTGATGTTTTGTGATGTacagatattttcattttaagatcCTCAAAACTATTAATTTATCCCTTtgcaatttgttctttcttttgctaCTTAAAATTTCCCAATATGAAATCTcataatcattatttttaaatactttaaattttTACATTTAGTTCTTGAATTAGTCTGGGATATATTTTTGGTGAACTAATATAGGTTTCTAAATTTATTTAGATTTAAATTAGATGATAGTTTAATTCCCTTATAAGGGAATTATATTGAAAAAtagctaaaaatatttattaaagaagTTGATTTTCATGTAGCATCCTCTCCACACACCCTGGACAACCTGGCTCTGATGGTTTCCTATTGTTCCTGTGCCATTACCTTCAAGATATTAGAAATATTAGAGAACTCCTTTTCTGAGGGCAGAATGATATCTCTCTATGAGTGCATggtacaattttattttctctgcctTGCTGAAACCGTGGACTGCTTTCTCCTGGCAGCACTGTCTTACGATCACTATGTGGCAAGATGTAGTCCACTGCAGTACCACACCATGATGCCGAAGAAACTCTGCATTCATGTGACCACATAAACCTTTATAACTAGTAACCTGCATTCCATAATTCATGTTGTGCTTCTATTAAGGTTAACTTCTGCAGGCCTAATCAAATCGACTACTTTTTTGTGATATTTTGCCCTTATACAGATTATCCTGTACTGAACTTTTTATTGACAAACtaatgatacatattttttcaacGCCTACTGAAATCTTCACCATTGCCACTGTCTTCATCTCTTTGCATCCTTTTCACGATTTTCAGGATGAAATCCAAAATAGCAGAAGTAAAGCCTTTTCTACCTGTGCATctcattttctctctgtctcaataGTCTGCATTTGTCTTCTCTTGTGTATttgaccatctgaagaacaggatAAAGAATACCAGTGGCAATTTTTTATATACTATTAAATCCTTTATTAAACCCTTTTATTTATAGTCTGAGAAATAAGCAGGTAATAATTCATGAGGAACTATAATATTCCTAAGCAAACTTCATCTTCTACAGCAAATTGATGTTAATTTATTAAAATGCTTctctaggaaaagaaaaatatgttttatacaaaatattaatCTCTAAATCATTAGGCTGTGTTTGTTAAAATACGCATGACTGGAGTTTCAAAATATTCTGCCAGACTTTAATACaatattttatctgtttattggctattttcatttcttctgtgaattgtctgttcatttttccttcatcttactgtttctttttttgccctCATTTATTTCTACCACTGTTGATAGAGAAGATATTAAAATGCTGTGACTATTTGTGCAAGTAGTTTCTCTGTGTGTTGatagtcttttaatattttttgtgatATTCATGTTTAGTAAACATTTTAATGTGATCTAATCATACTTATTGTTTTTTtccaatattgtttattttatgttcatttgtttAGAATTTCTTTCCTCAATTTGAGATCTGATATTAgctaacttttcttttttctctttttctttatcttctcctgctctttctccctgcctttctcttctttcttgatagtTTAAGTTTTTGCCCTTGACTCTTGGCACTTCCTGAAACTTCTTTAGTACATGGCATGAGGTGtggatgtaactttttttttttttttttgcctgtgtcTTCCAAAATATTCCACAGATTCATTTAGTTTGAATAAACACCAAAGGAGTACTTCTTTGGAAACCCGAAAAAGTCATTCATGCTAAAATTCTCTAGAATTCTAGATTttctaagaaataataataaccaaTAAACAAATAGAGTTTGTGTATTACATCCTAAAGTATATGATGAAGCTCAAATAATGAAAACAGTTAACTTTTAGATCAAGAATCAAGAGATGGATCAATGGAACAGGTCATACTATTCAAAAGTAAATTCCTTGTAAAATAAGCAGCACACCATaaatcagagaagaaagaaattattGTTTAATAAATGTTCGTGTGGCAATtggctatttctcttttctgtttgtgTTAAAATTTATATGCCACCTCTcatgcagagatttttttttttaattttattgtgctttaattgaaagtttacaaatcaagccagtgtctcatacaaaaatttatacacaccttgctatatagccttaactgctctccccctagtgagacagtccgctccttccctccaatctctctttttgtgtccattctgccagcacctgatcccctctgccctcctttctcccctccagatgggaggTGCCAACATACACTcgagtgtctacttgatccaagaagctcattcttcattagaatttttttctatccatttgtccagtacaatccctgtctgaggagtaggctttgggaatggttcctgtcttgcgctaacagaaggtctgggagccatgatcgccggggtccttctagtctcagtcagaccattcagcctGGTCTCTTTACAAGAATTTGTAGTATGcgtcccactgctgtcctgctccttcaggggttctctactgtgttccctgtcagggcagtcatctgctgtagccaggcacaatctagttcttctggtttcaggctgatgtagtctctggcttacgtggcccttctgtctcttgggctcataattaccttgtgtccttggtgttcttcattctcctttgctccaggtgggttgagaccaattgatgcatcttagatggccacttgctagcattgaagaccccagacgccgatCTCCAAAGTgtaatgcagaatgttttcataatagattgtACTATGCCAATTGTACCCCCgccactgctacactggccttcgaagcattcagtttattcaggaaacttctttgcttttggtttagtccagttgtgccgagctccctgtattgtgttttgtctttcccttcacctaaagtattcttacctactatctaattagtgaatacctctctcccattctccctctcccctctcgtaaccatcaaagaatattttcttctctgtttaaactatttctcaagttcttaaaatagtggtcttatacaatatttgtcctcttgcagctgactgatttcattcagcataatgacttccagtttcctccatgttatgaaatggttcccaaattcatcactgttctttattaatgtgtagtattccatagtgtgaatactccacaatttatttatccattcatccattgatgggcatcttagttacttccatcttttcactattgtaaacagtgctgcaatgaacatgggtgtgcgtatatcttttcttgtaaaggctcttatttctctagggtatattccaaggagtgtgattgctggatcttatggtagttctagttctagctttttaaggaagcaccaaattgatttccaaagtggttgtaccattttacattcccaccagcagtgtataagtgttctggcCTCTTCACAAactctccaccatttattattttgtgtttttttggattaatgccagccttgttggagtgagatgaaatctcatcgtagttttgattcgcatttctctaatggctaatgattgtgagcatttcctcatgtatctgttagctacctgaatatttagtgaagtgtctgttcatatcttttccccattttttaatcgaatcatttgtctttttgtagttgagtttttgtagcatcatgtaaattttagagatcaggcactgattggaaatgtcatagctaaaaactttttccctgtctgtaggtaatctttttactcttttggtgaagtctttggatgagcataggtgttcgatttttaggagttcccagtcatTTACTTTTATTCTGCGTTGTTagaaatattttgtatactgtttatgccatgtattagggcttctaatggtgtccctattttttcttccatgatctttatggttttagattttatatttaggtctttgatctattttgggttcgtttttgcgcatggtgtgaggtatgggtcttgtttccttttttttgcagatggatatccactcatgccagcaccatttgttaaaaagactgtcttttccccatttaactgatctgggacctttatcaaatatcaactgcttatatgtctggattctcaattctatcccattggtctatgtatctgttgttgtaccactaccaggctattttcactactgtggtggtataataggctctaaaatcaggtaaagtgaggtctcccatcttgttcttctttttcagtaatgctttacttatccagggcctctatcCTTTtattatgaagttggtgatttatttctccacctcattaaaaaatgtcatggagatttagattggaattgccttaaatctatagatcgtttttggtagaatagacgtttttataatgttaagtcttcctatccatgagcaaggtatgtttttacacttatgtaggtctcttttgttttgtagttttctttgtataagtcttttacatctctggcaagatttattcctaagtattttatcttcttgggggctactgtaaatagtattgatttggtgatttcctcctcgatgttctttttattggtgtagaggaatccaactgatttttgtatgtttatcttatatcctgataatctgctgaactcttctattggtttcgGTAGTTTTCATGAtgattctttagggctttctgtgtataagatcatgtcatccacaaatagagttacttttacctcttcctctccaatctggatgccctttatttattcatctagcctaatttctctggctaggacttccagcacaatgttgaataagagtggtgataaagatcatccttgtctggttcccaatatcaaggggaatgctttcagactgtctacacttaggatgatgttggctattggttttgtatacatgCTCTTTATTaagtggaggaattttccttctattcctattttgctgagagtttttatcatgaatgagtgttgaactttgtcaaatgattttctgcatcaattgataaaatcatgtgattcttgtcttttgttttatttacatgatggattacattaattgtttttctaatgttgaaccatcctgcatactggtataaatcccacttggtcatggtgaattcttttttggatatgttgttgaattctattggatagaattttgttgag
Protein-coding regions in this window:
- the LOC126061360 gene encoding olfactory receptor 5K1-like, producing MTQDNHSLTTEFMLIAFTDHPGLKILLFVVFFAIYLITMVGNLGLVALIFLERRLRTPMYIFLGNLALMDSCCSCAINPRMLENFFSEDRMISLCECMAQFYFFCLAETADCFLLAAMAYDRYVAICRPLQYHTMMSKKLCIQMTIGSYIAGNLHSLIHVVLLLRLTFCGSHQINHFFCDVLPLYRLSCVDTYINELMVLIFSGSVQIFTITVVIISYLCILFAIFKIKSKEGRGKALSTCASHFPSVSIFYGSLLFMYIRPSSVKKGYKDIPVAIFYTLVIPLLNPFIYSLRNKDVINVMKGIVKKRKPHSILKQISPVTN